AGAACTCGGCCACGTGCTTCTTGAGGATGTTGCCGGCGCCGGTCATCATGCGGGTGGCCTGGATGCGGTAGAAAGCCCGGCTCTTCTGCTGGTGGAGCAGGGCGTAGTAGTTGGCcatctccaccagctgctccagctccttctcGGGGTGCTTCTGCTTGAGGTCCTTCAAGATCTGGATGACTTCCCGGCGGCTCtcgtccagctccttctcctccggcgtgggggcgggcagggcgggtgACGCGGTGACGCCGCTGCCTTCGGCCTCGCGGCGTTCGGGGACCGGGAAGCCGCCGTCCATCTCGATGCCCTTGGGGAGCTCGCCCTCCGTGCCGATGATGATGCCGCTGCGGGGGGTCGGCGCGGTAGCGCTTGTAGACGTACTTGTAGAAGAGGAGCCGCTTGTCGGCGGCCCAGGCGAAGACCACGCAGACGGGGAAGAAGATGAGGGTGAGGAGGGCTTCCCAGACCTGCACCACCCCGGGGGAGATGACGGCCAGGATCAGGTAGAGCCAGATGTAGGCGAAGATGCTCCAGGAGGCCGTGACGAAGAAGACCCTCAGGTGCTTGATCTTGCGGCTCTCGCCGCTGGGATGACGTAGACGCAGACGGCGATGACCACGAACATGTTGAAGGCCGCGCTACCCACGATGGTGCCGGGCCCCAGCTCGCCCGCTTGGAAGTTGTGGCCGCAGACCTCGATGACGGAGAGGAGGATCTCGGGGGCCGAGGAGCCCAGCGCCATCAGGGTGAGGTTGGAGACCGTCTCGTTCCAGATGCGGACGGTGCCGATGCTGGTCTCCCCGTTGGCCTTGGTGATGGTGATCTCCTTCTCCTTGGAGGTGATGACCTCGATGGAGGCCATGAAGCGGTCGGCGATGATGGAGACGCCCAGGAACATGTACATCATGGCCACGAAGTAGACGATGGCGCGGGCCGCCTTGTCGCCGAAGGAGGGGTTGTCGGGCTGCCAGACGGGCAGCAGGACGCCGGGCTGGCAGCGGTTGGAGCCCTGGCACGTCCGTTGGCCTCGGCCGCCGGCTCGGGGGGCGCAGGGCTCGGCCAGCAGCAGCGCGGCCAccagcgccgcccgccgcgctgccATCCCGCCGGCTCCCACCTGCGGGCGAGAGCGGGCtcagcgccgggccgggggaaTCCTCGTTAacggcggcgggggggctcGTTAGCGCCGGCGAGGCGGGAAGCGCCGGCGACCCCCCTctgccgccccggccccggctccacACCGAAGCGCCTCTGGGGAGCGCGGACGCGGGGCCGGGGACCGCGGCCATGGGGCCGGCGACCGCGGCCGTGGGGCGACGCTCcaccgtggggctggggacggcCGCGCCCCGGCAGAGCGGGCGagggccggcggccgcccgcgGCACGGGGGTTTGTGGGGTGCGTGGGCGCTCCCAGGCTCCACCCTGGCAACCGCGTTGTTCCCATGGCAACAGAGGATGGGAACGGCTATAAAAAGGGTGATGGAGAGGGAACGGGGACCCGAAACCGCCCGGGAGGGGCTCGGGCCtggcccggccgccccctcgGTGCCTCCCGCCAGCCCCACGGCgtcgctgccccccgccccacgggCAAACCGCGGcgatggggctgtggggcaccAGCTCGCCCCGggccggcagcgccggcggcgCCGGATGGGCGCAGAcgtgcagcagcagagctgagccgGGCTCGGTGCGCTGCCCCGCTGCGCTGCCCCACTGCGCCGGCCCCACTGCGCCGGCCCATTGCACCGGCCCCGTTGCACTGGCCCCATTGCACAAGCCCCATTGTGCTGCCCCACTCTATGGCCCTGTTGCACCGGTCCCATTGCACCAGCCCCATTGCACCAGCCCCGTTGCACCGGCCCCATTGCACCGGCCCCATTGCACAGCCCCATTGTGCTGCCCCACTCTATGGCCCTGTTGCACTGGCCCCATTGCACCAGCCCCATTGCACCGGCCCCGTTGCACCGGCCCCATTGCACCGGCCCCGTTGCACCGGCCTCGTTGCACAGCCCCATTGCACTGGCCCCGTTGCACAGCCCCATTGTGCTGCCCCACTCTATGGCCCTGTTGCACTGGCCCCATTGCACCAGCCCCATTGCACCAGCCCCATTGCACCGGCCCTGTTGCACCAGCCCCATTGCACCGGGCCCGTTGCACCAGCCCCCACTGTGCTGCCCCACTCTACGGCCCCGTTGCACCGGCCCCATTGCACCAGCCCCATTGCACCAGCCCCGTTGCACCAGCCCCATTGCACCAGCCCCGTTGCACCAGCCCCATTGCACCGGCCCCATTGCACTGGCCCTGTTACACAGCCCCACTGTGCTGCCCCACTCTACAGCCCTGTTGCACCAACCCCATTGCACCAGCCCCATTGCACCGGCCCCGTTGCACCGGCCCTGTTGCACAGCCCCATTGTGCTGCCCCACTCTACAGCCCTGTTGCACCAACCCCATTGCACCGGCCCCATTGCACCGGCCCCATTGCACAGCCCCACTGTGCTGCCCCCACTCTACGGCCCCATTGCAGCACCCTGTTGCATCGCCCCACTGCACCGCCCCACTGCAGCACCGGGACGTGGGAGCGCGACGCGGCCCCGGGACACATCCCGGCCCGTTCGGCGTCGCCTGCTCTGCTGGGGCCGGATCCGGCCCCAGGTGGGGCAGAGCACGAAGCTGCAGCCCCCGAGCGCGGGGCCGGATCCGGAGCCGGCGCGGGGAAGCGCCGCCGCCCCCAACGCGTGCCCTCCCGGGGCAGGGGAGACGGCGTCTCCCTCCCCACCGCAAACGCCGCTGTAATTAATTTAATAGCCTCATTACCAGCGGCTGGGTGAAACATCAATTAAAGTGTCCGGGAGGTCGATCCTGCGGGCAAAGCGGCGACGCGACTCGCGGAGcgtttggggatttttttttgttccccgTCTGGAGCAAGGGGATCCGGGCGGGTGAGAAATATCCCGGCGGGGGCTTCGTGCCGCGGGGTCACCAGGACCCGCCTGGGCTCTGTCCCCCGTCCCAGCCCGGATCTCCCGGGGCTCCGGCCGGGCAGCGCTTGCCATTCCCGAGGGATTCGCAGCTGGAATGAGACTCCGGTGCCCCGAGCACCCCTCGATCCATGGGgcgacccccccagccccgtcctgCGCCCGTCCCCCTCCCGGCAAAGCCTTCGCTGGCCACGGGCGGCCGCGCAGGTGGAATTTGGGTTGAAAAAAGCGCTTTTGGGAGCACGAGGGAAAACTTCCCCGAGAATTTGCAGCCCCCGACGCCGAGACCCCGCGGCCGCAGCAGCGACCCCGAGATGCTGCGAGGGCCGGAGGCCACGGAGCTGGGAATTGAAGCGGGATCCAGGGAGGAGAATCCCTGCCCGGAATCGGGGAGATGCTCTGCGGTCACCGGAGAGGGGGATGCGAAGATGAGGGTgcggaggaagaggaggatgaggagcagAAAGGGAAGGCAGCGCTACGGAAGCGGCTGCTGGTGGACGAGCATCCGTATGGGGCCGGGCGGAGCGTGGGGATCCCCGTCCCCCCATCCCCGGGGATCCCCCCGGTTGGGATGGAGCCGCCAGTTCCCTTCCAGAATAATCCAAGCGCATCCCCCGagggagacccccccccccccgcctttccGGCAGGACCCCGATTCCCAGGAAAATCAGGGATGCGAAGGGACGTTGCGAGGAGCCGCTCGCACCCACCTGGCCGAAAAATTCccgttcccccccaccccgcgctCCGTATCCCGCCAGGCTCTGCCCAACGCATCCCAGCTCCCGGTTTTTCAGCTTTAATCGTCGTCTTTTATATCCAGAGCGCTCAAACATCGCCAGGAtcgggaggaaaaaaaaaaaaaaccccgagcCTTTGGGATTCGTTAAATCCTTCCCCGGCTCGGGCTCTGCCCCCGATGAATCGACCGCGGGAGCGGAGGCGGCCGAGGGGTCCGGTGCTCCCGAAAGGGGAGATtggggggaattggggggggattgggggaattggggggaactggggggagATTGGGGGGAATCGGGGGGAATTGGGGGGAAATCGGGGGGAATTGGGGGGAGATTGGGGGGATTGGGGGGAATTAGGGGGAGAttgggggggattggggggaGATTGGGGGGAATTGGGGGGAATTGGGGGGAGATTGGGGGGAATTGGGGGGAGATTGGGGGGGGATTGGGGGAATTAGGGGGAGATTGGGGGGATTGGGGGGAATTAGGGGGAGATtggggggggattggggggagattggggggaattggggggaactggggggaattggggggAGATTGGTGGGAATTGGGGGAGATTGGGGGGAGATTGGGGGAGATTGGGGGGAATTGGGGGGAGATTGGGGGGAGATTGGGGGGAATTAGGGGGAGATTTGGGGGAGATTGGGGGAATTAGGGGGAATTGGGGGCAATTGGGGGAATAGGGGGAATTGGGGGGAATTGGGGGGATTGGTGGGAATTGGGGGGAATTGGGGGGAGATTGGGGGGAGATTGGAGGGAATTAGGGGAATTGGTGGGAATTGGGGAATAGGGGGAATTGGGGGGATTGGGGGGAATtggggggaattgggggggaGATTGGGGGAATTAGGGGAGATTGGGGGGAAATTGGGGGGAATTGGGGGGAGATTGGGGGGGAATTAGGGGAATtggggggaattggggggggttccccccccaaacacctgtTCCTGCGGGCGAGAACTCGCGGGGTTTTTGCCGCTCGTCAGGCGGGATTGGGGAGCACGaagtggggacccccccccgcgCTCCCACCATTGCGGCCACCAAACCGGCagcttttccccccaaaaacgggggggggggggggggggaattcccgacgggggggtccccgcgcTCCGGCGGCTCGGGGGGGTCCGGGAGGGGGAGGATgagcccgggcgggggggggacacacccCGGGCAGggaatttggggaggggggggggggtccccgctgccggggggTGCGgttggggggtcccggggctccccccccccgcgctgGGCGGAATCCTCAGGTGGGGGGGGGTGAAgtgggggggaccccgggctcaggggggctcaggggggctcaggggatggggggacccccccccgggaccccccgctcCTACCTGGGCTGCGGCTCCGCTCCgtggcccccccggggccgccgccagctccgctccgccgccgccgcccgccggtTACTTCTCCATGGCGatgccgggcggggggggcggcggggccggggggggggggggggaggcggagcacagggggaggggggggccccgctccgcccgccccctccccgcccccccggggaccccctgagcggggggggggggggcgcagggggAGCCCCGCTCGTGGTCAGCGGCgtcccggggtgcagggggggggggaccccggggagctctgacccccccccggggccctgagacccccccccgggacccctccccggacccccgggagcccccccgggagcccccccgggccgccgccgtTCAGCACCGGGGCGCGGACAGCTCCGCCGGGCGCTGGACAGCGCCGGGCCCggaccccgggaccccccgggaccccccgggaccgacacccccccccccccgaccccggccctgcctcagtttcccctccccagcaagGGCAGCCGGGCCCCCGGGCTTTGCACGCCCCTCCCCGCGGCCCcgaggagctgggggtccccccccccggtCACCTACACCcgtttgggggggtccccgaggagctgggggtcccccGGTCACCGGCACCCATTTGGGGGGTCCCCTCGGTCATGCAAGCCTCTTTGGGGGTCcccgaggagctgggggggggtgcGCCCAGTCACCCGCACCcagttggggggggtcccctcaGTCATGCAAACCCATTGGGGGGTCcccgaggagctgggggggtccccccggTCACCTGCACCCAGTTGGGGGGGTCCCCGAGGAGCTGAGGGGGTCCCCCCGGTCATCCGCACccatttggggggggtcccctcgGTCATGCAAACCCATTGGGGGGTCcccgaggagctgggggggggtccgcCCAGTCACCCGCACCCAGTTGGGGGGGTCcccgaggagctggggggggcccCCCGGTCACCCACACCCAGTTGGGGGGGTCCCCTTGGTCATGCAAACCCATTGGGGGGTCcccgaggagctgggggggtccccctGGTCACCCACACCCAGTTGGGGGGGTCCCCGAGGAACTGGGGGTCCCCCCGCACCACCCGCACCCATTGAGGGGGCTCCCCCTGGTCTCACAcaactgggggggggtcccctcccGGTTACCCAAACCCAGCGGGGGGGTCCCCGAGGAGCTGGGGTCCCCCCAGTCTCACACAGCCGTTGGGGGGGCCCCCCAAGGAGCACGGGGGGGCTCCTCCGGTCACGCGGACCCCTGGAGCTGGGGATCCCCCAGCCCAAGGAACAGGGGGTCCCCAAAAAgccggggggtccccagccccatgcccaCCCCCCCCGAAGGAGCCCGGTCCCCCGCCGCCCACGGGGACGAGTCACCCCCAATTCTCCCCGGGCGGGGGGGCTCGGCGGCATCGCCCGCagccggcccccggcccctccggcAGCGGCTCCGTGCCGGCACCTCCCCGCGCTCGGCCCTTCCCCGGCTCCGGCACAATCGGCACAGGAACCAGATGCGACCGCGCCGCAGCGAGGAGGGGAGGCTCTCGGCACCGaggcagccggcacgggggctgggagctgccggCACGCCGGCATGCCGCAGACGGGGGGGGGTCCGGGAGGGTCCGACCCCAAAATAggggtcccccccaccccacgggTCGGCCCCTGGCCGTGTCCCAGCCGCTGAGGCCGGAGGAGCTTTCCCGTCCCCGCCGGCGTTCACCGGAGAAaccggggctggcggcgggacGCCGGGCACGTATTTATTGGCGAGGGTGCGAGAGGTAGGGGTACATCCGAATGGGCGGGGGTCTCGCCACCGCCCAGGCCGGGGGGGGAACGCCGGTGGCATCTTCGTCGTCTTCGTCACTCCTCCGCCACCGCCCCGCGCCGGGCTCTGCGCTCCGCTTCCTCCCGCAGCCGCTCCAGGACGCGCCGGGCCGTCGGTTCCAGGCTGTGCTGCCgtggggagatgtggggtgAAGGCGGTGGGGGGCAGGCGGCCAGGGAAGCCCCCCCCTGCGGCGGGGGGGTGTCGCGCCTTTACCTGCAGGACGTGGAGCCCCTTCAGACAGACGACGGCCAGCTCGCAGAGCCCGTCGGCGGTCAGGTCGGCGTAGAGCATGGAGAGGAGCGGGCTGGGGAAGCGCCGCGTCCAGAGGAGCCGGAATTCGCCGGGCGAATTCCCGGCGGCGCCGGCGTATTTGTaacagagcagctcctgcggCGGAGAAAGGATGCGGGGAAGCCGGCGGGGGCTACGCCGGCGGCGGGGGTTACGCGGCCCCCGGCACGGCTCTCCGAGCCGTGCCGGGGGCCGCGTAACCGCCCCGCCGGCAAATGCCATCGCCCACCTGCCCGTAGGTGCCGAGGAGGATTTCGCGGGCGCCGTCGAAGTCGACGTCGGTCACCAGCGCGCAGAGGACGCTGTCGTACTGGTCGCTGGCCGGTAAGATCAACTGGTCGCCCAGCCCGTTGGTTAACACGTCCCTGGAGCGGGCAACGGGtcggtgaggaggaggaaggaggcgAAGGTcccgcgccgcggccccggcgctcACCTGTACACCACGGAGAGCTCGATGGTGCTGGTGACCAGGACGCTGTAGCCCCGCGCGGCGACGGCGTCAtctgggaggaggaggcgggcggcgggcgtCACGCCGCAGCCCGCCGGCTCCGAGCGcggcgaggggctgcggggggaaACCGGAGCTccggggagccggcggcgggcagggatCGGTGCCACGGTGCCGCGCGGGGGCCCGCTGTCCCCGTCTCCTTACCGTCCTGCGCCGCGGCGGCTCCCCGCTCCGACGGCAGCGGGAACACCAGGGACCTTGGAGACGGGGACCGTCCTGCTGGATGCTCCAGCTCTGGAGCACCACTGCGAGGGAGAGCGGCTGCCGCCGGGATCCGTCGGACGGCACGGGGCTCCCGGTCCTGCCGACGCCATCCCGCCTTTCTCCCAGCCCGGAGCCGGGAAGGATCCGGCATCGGATTCCAGCGGCCAAAACCCCGTTTCTGGTGACCGCCCACCCTCCCTCCACGAGCCCGTTAATCCCCGCCCGGACCGCCGCGGAGCTAAGCAGATAAACCGCGCCGCAGCGGGCGATTTAACGGCGCCGGGATCGTTAATTCCGGGCGGGAAAGCGgggggacggcggcggcggTCGGGCCTCACCTCGGCTGGCCTGGTCCACCCGAGCGACGCGGACGTAGCCGCTTTGGCAACCGAAGGCGGTGACGCGCTGGCCGGCGCCGGGGACGTTGCAGACGTCGAGCCAGAGGACGCtgcgggggcgggaggggagctgAGCCCCGGGGAtccgggggtgcgggggcccCGAATCCCACCCCCCCGTACTTGCTGGGAAGCTCCTGGAGCTCCGGGAAGAGGGTTGCTGGACTGGCTGCTCCTCGACTGGTGCGAGCCCTCGTTCTGCCGGAGCGGGGGGAGAGCGGCGTCGGCGTCGGGctgcgccggggccggggggagaagggggagaagggggagaagggggagaagggggagaagggggagaaggggagaaggggggaaaagaggaaaaatgggggggaaatgggaaaaaaggggggaaaaggggggaaaaggggggaaaaggggggaaagggggggaaaggggggagaaaggggggagaaagggggagaggaaaggggagaaaggggagaaagggggggaaagggggggaaaggggggaaagggggggaaagggggggaaaaaggggggaaaaaggggggaaaaagggggggaaaaggggggagagggggggaaaaggggggagaaagtggggaaaaagggggagaaacagggaaaaaagggggaaaaaaggggggaaagggaaaaaggggaaaaaaggggaagaagtggggaaaggtggggagaaagaggaaaaaagggggagaagcaagggaaaagggggaaaaaggtgGAGAAGCGAGGAAGAAAGGGGGGACAAGGGGGCGAAAGCGGGgagaagtggggagaaaagtggggaaagcaaggaaaaaggtggggaagcgggggggaagcggggggaagcggggggaaGCGGGCgagggcggcggcgcggcgctcACCTCCTTGTAGAGGCGGATGGAGGGGTCGTTCCCGCTCAGCAGAAAAACCGTCCTCGGGCCCGGTCGCCGA
This portion of the Pelecanus crispus isolate bPelCri1 chromosome 30, bPelCri1.pri, whole genome shotgun sequence genome encodes:
- the KPTN gene encoding LOW QUALITY PROTEIN: KICSTOR complex protein kaptin (The sequence of the model RefSeq protein was modified relative to this genomic sequence to represent the inferred CDS: inserted 3 bases in 2 codons; deleted 9 bases in 5 codons), whose translation is MAARCPLVEDSFSRLASQSNVYGLAALAGGEGPGGLLAAALKGKVIYFRYHDLRQRLRPVARELQFTYIPVDAEIVSIDSFPKSPPQRGLVVGITFIKDSGDKASPFLNIYCDYEPGSEYDLDSVAQSCLNLELQFTPFQLCHAEVCVGDRPRTVFLLSGNDPSIRLYKENEGSHQXEEQPVQQLFPELQELPSKYGGVGFGAPAPPDPRGSAPLPXPRSVLWLDVCNVPGAGQRVTAFGCQSGYVRVARVDQASRVVLQSWSIQQDGPSPRSLVFPLPSERGAAAAQDDDAVAARGYSVLVTSTIELSVVYRDVLTNGLGDQLILPASDQYDSVLCALVTDVDFDGAREILLGTYGQELLCYKYAGAAGNSPGEFRLLWTRRFPSPLLSMLYADLTADGLCELAVVCLKGLHVLQHSLEPTARRVLERLREEAERRARRGAVAEE
- the SLC8A2 gene encoding LOW QUALITY PROTEIN: sodium/calcium exchanger 2 (The sequence of the model RefSeq protein was modified relative to this genomic sequence to represent the inferred CDS: inserted 1 base in 1 codon; deleted 1 base in 1 codon) is translated as MAARRAALVAALLLAEPCAPRAGGRGQRTCQGSNRCQPGVLLPVWQPDNPSFGDKAARAIVYFVAMMYMFLGVSIIADRFMASIEVITSKEKEITITKANGETSIGTVRIWNETVSNLTLMALGSSAPEILLSVIEVCGHNFQAGELGPGTIVGSAAFNMFVVIAVCVYVXPSGESRKIKHLRVFFVTASWSIFAYIWLYLILAVISPGVVQVWEALLTLIFFPVCVVFAWAADKRLLFYKYVYKRYRADPRSGIIIGTEGELPKGIEMDGGFPVPERREAEGSGVTASPALPAPTPEEKELDESRREVIQILKDLKQKHPEKELEQLVEMANYYALLHQQKSRAFYRIQATRMMTGAGNILKKHVAE